The window aaaaaaaacaaaaaatatttcaaatcaattcaattaatttattttttaataaaaaatgaagtcTTTTGTCCACATTGGACTTCCACAAATTCTACCTCTTCGCGAAAGTACACGTGGTATGTAGCTACAATTGTAGTAATCTACATTTTCTAACCGCCTATTCATCTCCTCCGGTTCGAGAATAACcgtatcagcatcatcatcgtcatcatcgtcatcatatTCCTGCTCACGAGTATCCCTGGTtactgtaaaagaaaaaacaacaatgaaaaattactgaaagaaaaaaaaaaaaaaaatcagaaaaaaaaaaaatacttacaataaattggttcatcatcatcaatatcatcatattCCTGCTCACGAGTATCCCTGGTtactgtaaaagaaaaaaacaacaatgaaaaattactgaaagaaaaaaaaaaaaaaaaatcatcagaaaaaaaaaaaaaaaaaaaaaacttacaataaattggttcatcatcatcatcatcatattccTGCTCACGAGTATCCCTGGTtactgtaaaagaaaaaaaaacaacaatgaaaaattactgaaagaaaaaaaaaaaaaatcatcagaaaaaaaaaaaatacttacaataaattggttcatcatcatcatcatcactcaCCAAGTCAATGACAGATATAATCTGTAAAAACGATAAAGAAAATACAAGTCAAAAAAGGACATCtaccggaaaaaaaaaaaaaaatagataaatagaataagtaaataaataaatttttttattttttttttcccggtagatgttctttttttttagcagcAAAATCGGacttctatttatttattatttttattattattattattattattaaaaaggaCATGTACAAGGCAAATTTtgctgctaaaaaaaaaaaggacatctactggaaaaaaatgtaattttgcaCAATTTTTACTaccggaaaaataaaatagagggAAAAATTGTACATCATTAAATTGCAATCGTACATTTTTTTCCAGTAgatgtccaaaaaaaaaaaaaaaaatacatacctCATGATCCATTGCTGATCCATTGCTCTCATCACCAGTGTTatctgcaaaaaaattaaaaattaataaaataattgaaaataaaaaaaaatataatatataaaaaatgaaaaatattaaaaattacctGGGTTATCTGCAACAGGGACGGTGGGTTCTCCAGATAACCTCTGCTCCAGCTCCTCTTGCTCTAACCTGGCAGCTGGGTCATCATCACCAGTgttatctgtaaaaaaaaaataaaataattgaaaataaaaaaatataatatataaaaatgaaaatattaaaattacctGATCTGCAAAAATAGATAACCTAAATAGCTggatcatataaaaaataaaaattaataaaataattgaaaaaataaaaattaataaaataattaaaaataaaaaaaatataaaaataaaaaaaataaaaataaaaaaaattaccttggTTAGCGGCAACGGGGACGGTGGCTTCTCTGGATGACCTCTCCTCCAGCTCCTCCTGCTCTAACCTAGACATTGCGTGGTATCGGACCCACAAATTCCGTTCCAGGAGTCTTCTCCAAAGACCTACacgctgaaaaaaaataatataatcaaagaaatacaataaaattaataataaaacaaaaaagattgATGAGAACACGTGCTTGCGTGATGTAATTATTCAAGCATGCATTCTAACCaaccttttttgtttttcttatcaattttattatattttctttttattttattctattaattttattttgtttattttttatttatttaataaatgaacaatttttttattatatttttattatattttcctcTTTGCAAAACACGTGCGTAAAAGAGATTGCACACGTGTTCTgcgtgaagaaaaaatataataaaaatataataaaaaaattgttcatttattaaataaataaaaaataaacaaaataaaattaatagaataaaataaaaagaaaatataataaaaattgataagaaaaacaaaaaggatAGAAAACGTGCTTGAATAATTGCATCATGCAAGCACGTGTTCTCATcaatcttttttgtttttcatattaatttatgtttattgcattttcttttaatttatttatttttatttaataaattagtgttgtggcttttttttattataaatattatatatatatattttattctttgcaAAACACATGGGTAAATCTCTCGATTGCACACACGTGTTTTgcaaagaataatataaaaaaagccatacaactaatttattaaataaaaataaataaaataaaatgaataaaaaataaaataaattacttaccCTTCTATTATTTCTTCTATTAACTCTTCCACAgttcattttgtattttcctTTAAAAGTATTATCAAACAACCTCATTCCGTGACGAACCAAACTTTAAGAAAATTGTGGGAAATTTGGAAAACATAGAGCGCTGACAAAACGGAACTGCAGCGCACTACTGAAGATATCATATGATAAAAACGGGAAATACATTACCTACTTTTGTgggaattttgaaaatattatgaaaatattataaacgttattaaattattaaattattattattattgttattgatgataaataatatattataatataataataattacctttGGTAATAACGAAATGTAATATGACGTCTTGCGAAAAAACCAATATgacgttaaaaaaaacattcaatatGGCGTCTTGCGAAAAAACCAATAGggcgttgaaaaaaaaaaaaaaatccaatatggcGACAGACGGAAGAAAACAATATGGCGTCGTATGAAAAATGGGACCCgggaatttcaaaatttcaaaaattaaaaatggcgtcttttagaaaaaaccaatatggcgtcttacAAAAAATCGGACCCCCCATGGCGATTTAACCTGATTAATCAATTGGAGGACCCCCTGTGGcgatttgacctaattaattaattaattgaccaattaattaattcaaggaCCCCCTGCGGcgatttgacctaattaattaattcgcgGACCCCCGGGGGAGGCCTCGCGGATTCCAGGAAATCACCCGCTAATCACAGCGGGGGTCGCGGGTTTCGCGGGGAAGGAGGGCAGCGGGGGGGGTGTCCCAGAACTCTCCTATGTATACTACTGTGCAGGtttgaaaatttcatagaaCCTTACTGATAATCTCAAACCATACTTAAATCAAAACGAAATTAACGACGTAATTTTAagacgtcctcaaaaccaccgtaCTACGAAAGTTTTTAATTCGTAgaacggtggttttgaggacttgcagcctataccggaaattataaaataaatatttcaaactcgaaataaggccattcttctacactggaatttattatagttttaaaaatttattgaacgaATCGAATCATAAGGACAATCAcataaaacgaaaatataaGGAAATTCTGCGACGAAAAACGCGTTGACTGGAAAAACGGTCGTTCTGTATTCTTTTAACATAAAAAGTTGAGACAATTTTTTCCGGTTTTCCGGAAGCTCAGAAATGATTGATCACTTTGAACCAGTAGCCGGAACAACGAGATACGACCTTGATTTAGTagcattagaaattcttagaTACCTTCGGGAAAACCGAAACTGAATTCGTTTCGATAGCAAAAACTGAAACTATTTGTTAGACAGTAGGTATT is drawn from Aphidius gifuensis isolate YNYX2018 linkage group LG3, ASM1490517v1, whole genome shotgun sequence and contains these coding sequences:
- the LOC122852026 gene encoding RNA polymerase-associated protein LEO1-like isoform X3 — translated: MRLFDNTFKGKYKMNCGRVNRRNNRRRVGLWRRLLERNLWVRYHAMSRLEQEELEERSSREATVPVAANQDNTGDDDPAARLEQEELEQRLSGEPTVPVADNPDNTGDESNGSAMDHEIISVIDLVSDDDDDEPIYLTRDTREQEYDDIDDDEPIYLTRDTREQEYDDDDDDDDADTVILEPEEMNRRLENVDYYNCSYIPRVLSRRGRICGSPMWTKDFIFY
- the LOC122852026 gene encoding serine/threonine-protein phosphatase 4 regulatory subunit 2-like isoform X2, yielding MRLFDNTFKGKYKMNCGRVNRRNNRRRVGLWRRLLERNLWVRYHAMSRLEQEELEERSSREATVPVAANQDNTGDDDPAARLEQEELEQRLSGEPTVPVADNPDNTGDESNGSAMDHEIISVIDLVSDDDDDEPIYLTRDTREQEYDDDDDEPIYLTRDTREQEYDDIDDDEPIYLTRDTREQEYDDDDDDDDADTVILEPEEMNRRLENVDYYNCSYIPRVLSRRVVNKKCDEVASSQ
- the LOC122852026 gene encoding serine/threonine-protein phosphatase 4 regulatory subunit 2-like isoform X1, with product MRLFDNTFKGKYKMNCGRVNRRNNRRRVGLWRRLLERNLWVRYHAMSRLEQEELEERSSREATVPVAANQDNTGDDDPAARLEQEELEQRLSGEPTVPVADNPDNTGDESNGSAMDHEIISVIDLVSDDDDDEPIYLTRDTREQEYDDDDDEPIYLTRDTREQEYDDIDDDEPIYLTRDTREQEYDDDDDDDDADTVILEPEEMNRRLENVDYYNCSYIPRVLSRRGRICGSPMWTKDFIFY